One Deltaproteobacteria bacterium PRO3 genomic window carries:
- a CDS encoding helix-turn-helix domain-containing protein translates to MTTRKKSQAGKVLEKYTGGPLTLGRFLASIRKGEEMGLEEFGKLLGISKSHLSDIENGRKLVSAALAAQYAKKLGYSEKQFIRLTLQDSLNRQGLERYRVGIEAS, encoded by the coding sequence ATGACTACTAGGAAAAAAAGCCAAGCCGGAAAGGTGTTGGAAAAATACACCGGCGGCCCGCTCACCTTGGGACGCTTCCTCGCCTCGATTCGCAAGGGCGAAGAAATGGGACTTGAGGAATTCGGAAAGCTACTGGGAATCTCCAAGTCGCATCTTTCCGACATCGAAAACGGCCGGAAGCTCGTCAGCGCGGCCTTAGCGGCTCAATATGCCAAAAAGTTGGGATATTCCGAAAAGCAATTTATTCGCCTGACCCTCCAAGACAGCCTGAACCGGCAAGGCCTCGAGAGGTACCGGGTCGGCATCGAGGCCTCTTGA
- a CDS encoding ABC transporter permease, translating to MRKFTMLLMIAWRNIFRNKRRALLTLSILVLGCSGLVVVGGFFQNMIEGFGEVFIHSQTGHIQINAKGYHLHGTRAPLDFLIEDDKPIREILSANPRVSYAVPRLKLQGMASTGETGIAVLALGVDPILEKRMGQFQTSHRNVASTNIVEGSDLDASDPYGVVVGRGLLQSLGLKVGDALNFLTARKAGALDGAELRVRGVFETFIKDFDDRSMKMNLKTAQDILGLPNQIHSLLVILEDTADTETAKAELEGALKGRGVAAELYTWVEQGQYYRQSKDLLRQIYMTIQLIMCTIFFFSVANTTNMILSERMREFGTMMAMGNSRGVIFGMIFLETSILGLLGSCLGLLFATGVGYLLSAVGIPMQPPQASGVYICTISLSPEIYLQTFAISMGSTLLSSLIPGYRAAHFKIIHALGYV from the coding sequence ATGAGAAAATTCACCATGCTTTTGATGATCGCCTGGAGGAACATCTTCCGGAACAAGCGCCGGGCCCTCCTTACCCTTTCCATCCTCGTCCTAGGCTGCTCCGGGCTGGTCGTGGTCGGCGGATTTTTCCAAAATATGATCGAGGGCTTCGGAGAGGTGTTTATCCATAGTCAGACCGGCCATATCCAGATCAACGCCAAAGGCTATCACCTTCACGGGACCCGCGCGCCGCTGGATTTCCTGATCGAGGACGACAAGCCGATCCGTGAGATTTTAAGCGCCAACCCCCGGGTCTCCTATGCGGTGCCGCGCTTGAAGCTCCAGGGCATGGCCAGTACCGGCGAGACCGGCATCGCGGTCTTGGCCCTGGGCGTCGATCCCATTCTGGAGAAGCGCATGGGGCAGTTTCAGACCTCGCATCGCAACGTGGCCTCCACGAACATCGTCGAGGGCAGCGATCTCGATGCGTCGGATCCCTACGGCGTGGTCGTCGGGAGGGGGCTGTTGCAGTCTCTGGGGCTCAAGGTCGGCGACGCCCTCAATTTCTTGACCGCCCGGAAGGCCGGCGCCTTGGACGGCGCGGAACTGCGGGTCCGCGGGGTCTTCGAGACCTTCATCAAGGACTTTGACGACCGTTCCATGAAGATGAATTTGAAGACCGCTCAGGATATTCTGGGCCTGCCCAATCAAATCCACAGTCTCTTGGTCATTCTCGAGGATACCGCCGATACCGAGACGGCCAAAGCGGAGCTGGAGGGGGCGCTGAAGGGCAGGGGAGTGGCCGCGGAGCTGTATACCTGGGTGGAGCAAGGACAGTATTACCGGCAGAGCAAGGATCTGCTCCGGCAGATATACATGACCATCCAGCTGATCATGTGCACCATCTTCTTCTTCAGCGTCGCGAACACCACCAACATGATACTCTCCGAACGGATGCGGGAATTCGGCACGATGATGGCCATGGGTAACAGCCGAGGCGTCATCTTCGGGATGATCTTTTTGGAGACCTCGATCCTGGGTCTCCTGGGTTCCTGCCTCGGCCTCTTGTTCGCGACCGGGGTCGGTTACCTCTTGTCCGCCGTTGGGATCCCCATGCAGCCACCGCAGGCCTCGGGGGTCTATATCTGCACCATCTCGTTGAGCCCGGAGATTTATCTGCAGACCTTCGCCATCTCGATGGGGTCGACCCTGCTGTCTTCCTTGATCCCCGGCTATCGCGCGGCGCATTTCAAGATCATCCACGCCTTGGGCTACGTCTGA